A part of Botrytis cinerea B05.10 chromosome 2, complete sequence genomic DNA contains:
- the Bctra1 gene encoding Bctra1 — translation MASNNIEVLVQRLSSADTDLKLKVDAAVQLRDGLEHYITGPIYPAFLRKLMPIFINCLKGPPVFISTNLEQKLRCCVLEILHRLPTNPPESFEPYAVEVVDLLILLVRTDNEENATLCVKTIMDIMRSQTKVLQDKVQTFLGLIQDLFDQMDSVVRDQLDNVATGSNPTGVPSTPGSSQTFQNSPRPGSPVTTGDIGQDPQQQTRKLLKGMQSFKVLAECPIIVVSIFQVYRNSVPQNVKLFIPLIKSVLLLQAKPQEQAHIEAAKRGTIFTGVSPDIKNRAAFGEFITAQVKTMSFLAYLLRVYSQQLTDFLPTLPDIVVRLLRDCPREKSGARKELLVAIRHIINFNFRKIFLRVIDQLLDERTLIGDGLTVYESMRPLAYSMLADLIHHVRDALEPGQIRKTVEVYTRNLQDSFPGTSFQTMSAKLLLNMAECIAKMPSKTDARHYLIMILNAIGDKFAAMNRQYSNAVKLSKHYSQHTIDAAPENYLADKDNPPDWDEIDIFSAMPIKTSNPRDRGADPVADNKFLFKNLMNGLKNTFYQLKACNGGSPIELSNAPPHWAEVSHGFSAEEVQVIIKLFREGAYVFRYYEIEKPATESQYSSPVEFMANHYMISSSKEEKDLLETFATVFHCIDPATFHEVFHEEIPKLYEMIFEHTALLHVPQFFLASEATSPSFAGMLLRFLMDRIDQVGTADVKKSSILLRLFKLAFMAVTLFANQNEQVLLPHVVNIVTKSIELSTTAEEPLNYFLLLRSLFRSIGGGKFEHLYKQILPLLEMLLEVLNNLLMAARKPADRDLYVELCLTVPARLSNLLPHLSYLMRPLVVALRAGSDLVGQGLRTLELCVDNLTADYLDPIMAPVIDELMTALFDHLRPNPYSHFHAHTTMRILGKLGGRNRKFMTGAPNLNFQQFADDIATFDLKLIGSKKEKAFPVEIGIDLAIGKLMEVPKGAAAKKSDPYYKKQALAMVKAQLKLRLGADNLPEDFPRLVRLQAQDLLSKKSDADLSLFETPVRDRSETKKTQQDVMLKKLFKACIFAVSLPDFSTEATALLSNICKHVTIIEVARSLGDMKVRMKPFDVNAGEGPPCIDSKVLGDAIVESLASDLPAVRDAAKFAAQEVYDSTTTIFGSNRFIYRLSFFSHLSNVFCHSCYQEEWFTKTGGSLGINLMLTKFDLGDSWMLEKQVEYTKALMHVVKDMPPDLPAKTRIAAQDTLELLLKRCAGKSSKADLQPSSQPGQPSRPSKLLQLCNFFNAEVYHMNGHVRETARKSLEIIAKEIGVEVYELLAHQQDRILAPIYNKPLRALPFATQIGYIDAVNYYMSLKNDFLAFDDTLNRLLMECLALADAPDESLAPKPTEYRTHEHIVTLRVSCIKTLTTAMGFDDFQKGPASPTRTRIVSVFFKCLYSNSKSTIEAANDALRVVLSHSNKLPKDLLQNGLRPVLANLQDPKRLTTHGLDGLARLLQLLTTYFKVEIGARLLEHIRILADPNSFQRISFTLVEQNEQMKIIAAVFNIFHLLPPAAEQFKEKLIETVLELEEKLRRTRHSPFREPLYKYINRYPKEVWAMLLSKIEDQKYGRFLAQVLGHPDSAPLRAVVVRNIDSLIKSCGDMGAENRETRYAAVINAINVMHSICNFKGTELWMDKKENLMWFRLVGKNLEQHLRTNTLPQNLRLAAEQAGQQLMIIFTKFLEYNPRDLDSFFNLIESVTAEDFKPNQPIFDFIYKSIVCSESIDYRKSIVLRSLEIYVSKAATQRNKTFLLHNLVNPIIAMDIMRNFQQPLSAKSPRLIDRTIIESIHTKVWKVGLPDPSDDLTQPGIDHTRMELLQLTAMLVKYNHSILQEARKDIIKFGWGYIRLEDVINKHAAYVVIGYFIAHYETPAKIVQQVYFSLLKTNQNEGRALVTQALELIAPVLPKRCNAVPGDRNPVWAAAPRRILAEEGNNVQQMTSIFNFLVKHADLFYESRDKFINLIIGSLRKIALPQTNPNPSNESKKLALHLMTLIWQWEERRVQGKSASPERSLSESPNTKKRKLDSLNEAQTSSPSPSRPGAASANDKPEYQIPSVMRAKMIKYLVEFIASLNERYPLPSARSRDIATSHGPAQPTPSVEICKKSLALLWNFLQPQYWGDLDIDLFPNVTKEVLASDKATAALANERPDKDKPDDKFITNIVNTLQVVRIIVNVKPVKWILEKVPEVQHILEKALKSDNPEIQDCLHAGNEKIDDGRKLSPLLKRILEAVPDDTPMEDADAESEPEASTSEIITFLSAIATETLQANNYISGLNILWTLAQRKASEMDQHIQQVMKALQQKLAREHVGHYQALTGQGAIPAAMRPGEVEPVGLMTPYDLEIQTGLTLKAIDIISLRMDTLADNRRPFLSVLATLVEKSLSNPLCLKILEMVEGWVFKSDGSWPTLKEKTAVLHKMLTFEQRTDQTLLMKFLELVIRIYEDPKITRTELTVRMEHAFLIGTRAQDVDMRNRFMAIFDRSQSKTASTRLNYVIIGQNWDTLADSYWLAQASQLLLGAVDSNHSIHLHSDDFKMMPASVLYETYAKDNRTPTLPQDNRFDSLMASHRRFVAELGDVKVRDIVEPLSQLQHLDPNMAHEIWVALFPIYWIATPKDERSELERGMVTLLTRDYHSRQIDRRPNVVQSLLEGAAKAWPECKLPPHVLKFLAKTYDAWYTALVQLEKAAIKPEIESELVRESNLDALVELYSGLQEDDLFYGTWRRRCAYVETNAALSYEQNGMWDKAQTMYEHAQIKARTGALPFSQGEYILWEDHWVLCAQKLQQWEVLQDFAKHENFPDLLLESHWRQFDIWQEAESRESLDNIIKGVMDAPTPRRTFFQGFMSLLKLHKKTETQADFNKVCDEAIQLSIRKWHQLPKRITNAHIPLLQNFQQLVELHDASVICQSLSQTTAANLDVKSGELKLLLGTWRDRLPNVWDDITAWQDLVTWRQHIFALINSTYLNLLPQQAPNANGASFAYRGYHETAWIINRFAHVARKHNLPEVCINQLSRIYTLPNIEIQEAFLKLREQAKCHYQNPNELNNGLDVINNTNLNYFGPTQKAEFYTLKGMFQEKLGLRDEASEAYGMALFFEIKLPKAWAEWGYFNDRLFKANLTDYTFARNALSCYLEAAGLFKNAKSRKLLTRILWLLSLDDAEGTLSKQFDEYKGETPVWYWITFIPQLLTGLGHKEAAKAHLILSKIAKQYPQALFFQLRTNREDMLAIKKTQEMKEAKNKRAQTQAQNQASNGTSSIKTESANGARSESASASRPGTASAEAAPIKTEPGETNGNAASTNGVPVNGAPANGAANASQDVTASQPPQKRPPWEYTEELLGTLKTAFPLLALSMEAMVDSIQKNFKCPPDEDAYRLIVALLNDGLSYVSRTPSSYAKDTRLPPATEANITRFAETILPPHIRTSFEQDFVKHKPTMFEYIHKLRIWRDKFEEKLDRRTLTMPLEGYNSYLIDFRFQKLDEIEVPGQYLLHKDKNQDFVRIERFMPDVDLVRAIGVCHRRIRIRGHDGSLHPFAIQHPAARHCRREERILQLFRHFNGSLSKRKESRRRNLNFHLPLMIPLAPHIRMVQDDPTYISLQGVYDDHCRRNGVTKDAPIVFNMEKQKLLFDQKQKTSIEQSATAKLETFAAIQERYVGPTLVLGYFTKTYPSFSEFWLFRRQFSYQYAALTFMTYILHMHNRYPHKITISRATGNIWGSELMSCMAAGKALFHNPEPVPFRLTPNIQTLMGPLATEGIYSCAIMAIARCLTEPEFELEQQLCLFVRDEMIFWFTSSHRTTTKDTDLRDAVQINSDMIVKRALSIAKSPEGALPANQTVIDLIAKAVNPMNLAQCDALWMPYL, via the exons TGTGTAAAGACTATTATGGACATCATGCGAAGTCAGACCAAGGTTCTGCAAGACAAAGTACAGACGTTCCTCGGTCTCATCCAAGATCTGTTTGACCAGATGGATTCAGTCGTTCGTGACCAACTCGATAATGTAGCCACTGGATCTAACCCGACTGGTGTTCCGTCCACACCTGGAAGTTCGCAGACATTCCAGAATTCCCCTCGGCCTGGCTCGCCTGTTACCACTGGAGACATTGGTCAAGATCCACAACAGCAGACGCGCAAGCTACTGAAAGGCATGCAATCATTCAAAGTCCTTGCTGAATGTCCCATCATTGTTGTATCGATATTCCAGGTTTATCGCAATTCCGTGCCTCAGAATGTCAAATTATTTATACCGCTCATTAAAAGCGTGCTATTACTCCAAGCCAAACCACAGGAGCAGGCTCATATTGAAGCAGCAAAAAGAGGTACAATATTCACAGGTGTTAGTCCGGATATCAAGAACCGAGCGGCTTTTGGTGAATTCATTACAGCGCAGGTAAAGACTATGAGTTTCCTAGCCTATCTTTTGAGAGTTTATTCGCAACAGCTCACGGATTTCCTCCCCACACTACCGGACATAGTAGTAAGACTGTTGAGGGACTGCCCCCGAGAAAAATCTGGAGCTCGAAAAGAGCTACTTGTGGCGATCAGACATAtaatcaacttcaatttcagAAAGATCTTTCTCAGAGTAATAGATCAACTTCTTGATGAAAGGACGCTTATCGGCGATGGCTTGACTGTGTATGAATCGATGCGACCCCTAGCCTACAGCATGTTAGCCGACCTTATCCATCACGTTCGAGATGCATTGGAACCCGGTCAGATTCGGAAAACAGTTGAAGTTTATACTCGGAACCTACAAGATAGTTTTCCTGGAACAAGCTTTCAAACCATGAGCGCAAAGTTATTGCTCAATATGGCTGAATGTATTGCAAAAATGCCTAGCAAGACAGATGCTCGCCACTATCTAATAATGATACTTAATGCCATTGGAGATAAGTTTGCAGCCATGAATCGCCAGTATTCCAATGCAGTCAAGCTCTCGAAGCACTATTCCCAGCATACAATCGATGCTGCCCCCGAAAATTATTTAGCAGATAAGGATAATCCACCAGACTGGGACGAGATTGACATTTTCTCGGCAATGCCTATCAAGACCTCGAATCCTCGCGACAGGGGTGCAGATCCAGTAGCCGACAACAAATTTCTGTTCAAAAATCTTATGAATGGCCTAAAGAATACATTCTACCAGCTGAAGGCCTGTAACGGCGGTTCGCCAATTGAGCTATCAAATGCTCCTCCGCATTGGGCAGAGGTCTCGCACGGTTTTTCTGCGGAAGAAGTTCAGGTCATCATAAAGCTTTTCCGAGAAGGAGCTTACGTATTTCGATATTACGAGATTGAGAAACCTGCGACAGAATCGCAATACTCTTCGCCTGTTGAATTCATGGCAAATCATTACATGATATCTAGCAGCAAGGAGGAAAAGGATCTCCTTGAAACTTTTGCCACAGTCTTTCATTGTATAGATCCGGCCACATTTCACGAAGTGTTTCATGAAGAAATCCCCAAGCTTTACGAAATGATCTTCGAGCACACAGCTCTTCTCCATGTTCCCCAATTCTTCCTCGCTAGTGAGGCAACTTCACCAAGCTTTGCCGGAATGCTATTACGATTCCTTATGGACCGCATTGATCAAGTTGGTACCGCTGATGTCAAAAAgtcatcaattcttcttcgactCTTTAAGTTAGCTTTCATGGCCGTGACTCTCTTCGCGAACCAGAACGAGCAGGTTCTGCTGCCACACGTTGTTAACATCGTAACAAAGTCCATCGAGCTTTCGACAACTGCCGAGGAGCCTCTGAACTATTTCTTACTTCTGAGGTCACTCTTCAGAAGCATTGGAGGAGGAAAGTTCGAACATCTTTACAAGCAAATTTTGCCTCTTTTGGAGATGCTACTAGAAGTCCTCAATAATTTACTTATGGCCGCTCGCAAACCAGCAGATCGGGACCTTTACGTAGAACTTTGTTTAACAGTACCAGCACGATTAAGCAACCTTCTGCCTCATCTCAGCTATTTAATGCGACCTCTCGTAGTAGCTCTACGCGCAGGCTCTGATCTCGTTGGTCAAGGTTTGCGAACCCTGGAGCTATGCGTGGACAATCTTACAGCAGATTACTTAGATCCAATAATGGCGCCAGTCATTGATGAACTGATGACTGCATTATTTGACCATCTTCGACCAAATCCATACAGCCATTTCCATGCACATACCACCATGCGTATACTTGGAAAACTGGGAGGTCGCAACAGAAAATTCATGACTGGTGCCCCCAATCTTAATTTCCAGCAGTTTGCGGATGACATCGCGACCTTCGACTTGAAGTTAATCGGCTccaagaaggagaaagctTTCCCTGTCGAGATAGGAATTGACCTCGCAATCGGGAAATTGATGGAAGTTCCCAAGGGTGCAGCTGCTAAAAAGTCAGATCCCTATTACAAGAAGCAAGCGCTTGCTATGGTAAAAGCCCAGCTCAAGTTGCGACTAGGCGCAGATAATCTTCCGGAGGACTTTCCTCGTCTCGTAAGGCTCCAGGCACAAGACcttctttcaaaaaaatcgGATGCAGATCTTTCACTTTTCGAAACACCCGTCAGGGACCGGTCTGAAACTAAGAAGACGCAACAAGATGTCATGCTAAAGAAACTTTTCAAGGCTTGTATCTTCGCAGTGTCCCTTCCCGACTTCTCGACAGAGGCTACTGCTCTTCTGTCCAACATTTGTAAACATGTTACGATTATCGAAGTCGCTAGATCATTAGGTGACATGAAAGTGAGAATGAAACCGTTTGATGTTAATGCAGGAGAAGGCCCTCCTTGCATTGACAGCAAAGTTCTGGGAGATGCCATCGTCGAATCTCTTGCTTCCGATTTGCCTGCTGTGCGTGATGCCGCCAAGTTTGCTGCCCAAGAGGTTTACGATTCGACAACGACCATCTTTGGGTCCAATCGCTTCATTTACAGATTGTCTTTCTTTAGCCATTTGAGTAATGTCTTCTGCCACAGCTGTTACCAGGAAGAGTGGTTCACCAAAACCGGTGGTAGTTTGGGTATTAATCTCATGCTCACAAAATTTGATCTTGGTGATAGCTGGATGTTGGAAAAACAAGTTGAGTACACTAAAGCTCTTATGCATGTTGTCAAAGATATGCCCCCCGATCTGCCAGCGAAGACTAGAATTGCTGCCCAGGATACACTAGAGCTCCTTCTGAAACGATGCGCCGGCAAATCTTCTAAAGCTGATCTTCAACCTTCGTCACAGCCTGGACAACCTTCACGACCGTCCAAGCTACTTCAACTGTGCAATTTTTTCAATGCTGAAGTCTACCACATGAATGGTCATGTTCGTGAAACCGCGAGGAAATCCCTCGAGATTATCGCTAAGGAGATCGGGGTTGAAGTGTACGAGCTTCTTGCCCACCAGCAGGACCGAATCTTGGCTCCAATTTATAATAAACCCCTCAGAGCCTTGCCATTTGCAACCCAAATTGGATATATCGATGCCGTCAATTATTACATGAGTCTGAAGAACGACTTCCTTGCCTTTGATGACACTTTGAACAGACTGCTTATGGAGTGTCTAGCGTTAGCTGATGCGCCAGACGAGTCGCTAGCGCCCAAGCCCACCGAATATCGAACACATGAGCATATCGTCACTCTCAGAGTCTCTTGCATAAAGACATTAACAACTGCCATGGGATTCGATGACTTCCAAAAAGGCCCGGCAAGTCCTACCCGAACTAGAATTGTCAGTGTATTCTTCAAATGCCTTTATTCTAACTCCAAGTCGACTATTGAGGCGGCCAATGATGCGCTAAGAGTCGTCTTATCACATTCCAACAAGCTTCCCAaggatcttcttcaaaacgGCCTCCGACCGGTATTAgcaaatcttcaagatccCAAACGATTAACCACTCATGGTCTCGATGGGCTAGCACGATTGCTACAACTTTTAACAACATATTTCAAGGTTGAGATTGGTGCTCGCCTGTTGGAACACATTAGAATTCTTGCAGACCCAAACTCTTTCCAACGTATTTCGTTCACTCTTGTAGAGCAAAACGAGCAGATGAAAATTATTGCAGCTGTATTCAACATTTTTCATCTCTTGCCTCCTGCAGCCGAGCAATTTAAGGAGAAACTTATCGAGACTgttttggagttggaagaaAAACTTCGTAGGACACGCCATAGTCCTTTCAGAGAACCACtatacaaatatatcaatcgGTATCCTAAAGAGGTATGGGCCATGCTTCTTAGCAAGATCGAGGACCAAAAGTATGGGAGGTTTTTGGCGCAAGTTTTAGGCCATCCCGATAGTGCACCGCTACGAGCAGTCGTGGTTCGTAATATAGACTCTTTAATAAAGAGCTGCGGAGATATGGGCGCAGAGAACAGAGAAACTCGATATGCAGCCGTCATTAATGCTATCAATGTCATGCACTCTATCTGTAACTTCAAGGGAACCGAACTTTGGATGGATAAAAAGGAGAACTTAATGTGGTTCAGGCTAGTTGGCAAGAACCTTGAGCAGCATCTACGCACCAATACTCTCCCACAAAATCTTCGACTGGCAGCAGAACAAGCAGGTCAACAACTTATGATCATCTTTACAAAATTCCTGGAATATAACCCTCGTGATCTAGATTCGTTCTTCAATCTAATCGAGTCCGTAACAGCTGAAGATTTCAAGCCTAACCAGCCaatctttgatttcatttACAAGTCTATAGTTTGCAGCGAATCGATCGACTACCGTAAATCCATTGTCCTGCGGAGTCTGGAAATCTACGTCAGTAAGGCTGCAACGCAGAGAAACAAGACGTTCCTCCTGCACAATCTTGTCAATCCAATCATCGCCATGGATATCATGCGCAACTTCCAGCAGCCATTATCAGCCAAGAGTCCCCGTCTCATAGACAGGACGATTATCGAATCGATACATACTAAAGTTTGGAAGGTCGGACTGCCGGATCCCAGTGATGATCTCACACAGCCAGGAATCGATCATACTCGGATGGAATTGTTGCAATTAACAGCCATGCTCGTGAAATACAATCATTCCATCCTTCAGGAAGCCAGGAAAGACATCATTAAGTTTGGTTGGGGCTACATCAGACTCGAGGATGTCATCAACAAGCATGCCGCATATGTCGTTATCGGATATTTTATTGCACACTACGAAACACCTGCCAAGATTGTTCAGCAAGTGtacttttctcttctcaagaCAAATCAAAACGAAGGACGAGCCTTGGTCACTCAAGCATTAGAATTGATTGCACCAGTCCTGCCGAAACGTTGCAATGCTGTACCTGGAGATCGCAACCCCGTATGGGCTGCCGCCCCACGTCGCATACTGGCGGAGGAAGGCAACAATGTGCAACAGATGACAagcattttcaatttccttgtGAAACATGCAGATCTTTTCTACGAATCTCGCGACAAGTTTATCAATCTCATAATTGGCTCTTTGCGAAAAATTGCGTTACCGcaaacaaatccaaatccatctaACGAGAGCAAAAAATTGGCACTGCATTTGATGACATTGATATGGCAATGGGAAGAGCGCCGCGTCCAGGGCAAGTCAGCTTCTCCAGAAAGATCTTTGTCCGAATCTCCAAatacaaagaaaagaaagctcGACAGTCTCAACGAGGCTCAGACTTCGtctccatcaccatccaGACCTGGAGCTGCTTCTGCGAATGATAAGCCTGAGTATCAGATACCTTCTGTGATGCGCGCAAAGATGATCAAGTATCTTGTTGAATTCATTGCCTCACTCAATGAAAGATACCCTCTGCCATCTGCCCGAAGCCGAGATATAGCAACGTCTCACGGACCAGCACAACCAACTCCTTCTGTGGAAATCTGCAAGAAATCTCTGGCTTTACTTTGGAATTTTTTACAGCCTCAGTACTGGGGTGATCTTGACATTGATCTTTTCCCAAATGTTACGAAAGAAGTCCTCGCAAGTGACAAAGCAACAGCGGCACTTGCAAACGAACGCCCTGATAAAGACAAGCCGGACGATAAGTTCATCACGAACATTGTCAATACACTGCAAGTTGTTCGGATTATTGTCAACGTAAAGCCTGTCAAATGGATTCTCGAGAAAGTGCCAGAGGTCCAGCATATTCTAGAGAAGGCACTGAAATCTGATAACCCAGAGATTCAAGATTGTTTGCACGCTGGTAACGAGAAAATTGACGATGGACGGAAATTGAGTCCTCTGCTCAAGCGTATTTTAGAGGCAGTTCCCGATGATACTCCAATGGAAGACGCAGACGCAGAGTCGGAACCGGAAGCCTCAACTTCTGAGATCATAACTTTCCTATCTGCTATCGCTACAGAGACGCTCCAAGCTAATAACTACATATCTGGTCTGAACATTCTCTGGACTTTAGCGCAGAGAAAAGCATCGGAAATGGATCAGCATATTCAGCAAGTCATGAAAGCTTTGCAGCAGAAATTGGCGCGTGAGCATGTAGGCCACTACCAAGCACTAACGGGCCAAGGTGCAATTCCTGCCGCGATGCGACCTGGCGAGGTTGAACCTGTTGGTCTCATGACACCGTATGACCTGGAGATTCAAACTGGGCTTACTCTCAAAGCCATCGATATAATATCCTTACGTATGGATACTCTTGCTGACAATCGTCGCCCATTCCTGAGCGTTCTCGCAACTTTGGTGGAAAAGTCTTTGAGTAATCCATTATGTCTCAAAATCCTAGAAATGGTAGAAGGCTGGGTTTTCAAGTCAGATGGCTCCTGGCCTActttgaaagagaagactgCTGTACTGCATAAAATGTTGACTTTTGAGCAGCGCACAGATCAGACGTTGCTAATGAAGTTCTTGGAACTCGTCATCCGCATCTATGAAGATCCGAAAATCACGCGCACTGAGCTGACTGTTCGCATGGAGCATGCTTTCTTGATCGGCACAAGAGCGCAAGACGTGGACATGCGAAACCGATTCATGGCTATATTTGACAGAAGTCAGTCCAAGACGGCAAGCACAAGACTGAATTATGTCATCATTGGACAGAACTGGGATACTCTTGCAGACTCTTATTGGCTAGCGCAAGCTTCTCAATTGCTTTTAGGTGCTGTGGATTCTAATCACTCCATCCACTTGCATTCGGATGATTTCAAGATGATGCCTGCTTCAGTACTCTATGAGACTTATGCCAAAGACAATCGAACTCCTACTTTGCCACAAGACAACAGATTTGACAGTCTAATGGCATCTCACAGGCGCTTTGTTGCGGAACTGGGAGATGTCAAAGTAAGAGATATTGTTGAGCCTCTGAGCCAACTTCAGCATCTTGATCCAAACATGGCTCATGAGATATGGGTAGCTCTATTCCCAATATACTGGATTGCCACGCCAAAAGATGAACGAAGCGAACTGGAACGAGGTATGGTGACTCTACTCACAAGAGATTATCACTCGCGTCAAATCGATCGACGACCCAATGTAGTGCAATCTCTCCTGGAAGGTGCAGCTAAAGCATGGCCCGAGTGTAAATTACCACCTCACGTACTCAAGTTCTTGGCAAAGACCTACGACGCTTGGTACACAGCCCTCGTACAACTTGAAAAAGCTGCTATTAAACCTGAGATTGAAAGTGAATTGGTTCGGGAAAGCAATCTCGATGCCCTTGTAGAACTGTATTCTGGACTCCAGGAAGATGATCTTTTCTACGGAACTTGGCGCCGCCGCTGTGCATATGTCGAGACTAATGCTGCACTCTCATACGAACAGAATGGAATGTGGGATAAAGCTCAAACTATGTATGAACATGCTCAGATTAAGGCACGAACGGGCGCACTTCCATTTTCACAAGGAGAGTACATACTGTGGGAAGACCATTGGGTTTTATGTGCCCAGAAACTTCAGCAATGGGAAGTTCTTCAAGATTTTGCAAAGCACGAGAATTTCCCAGACTTGCTTCTTGAGAGTCATTGGAGACAATTTGACATTTGGCAAGAGGCTGAGAGTCGTGAATCACTAGACAATATCATCAAGGGTGTCATGGATGCTCCGACGCCAAGGAGAACGTTCTTCCAGGGTTTCATGTCTTTACTCAAGCTACATAAGAAGACTGAAACGCAAGCAGATTTCAACAAAGTTTGTGACGAAGCTATCCAGCTTTCAATCCGCAAATGGCACCAGTTGCCCAAACGCATCACCAACGCTCACATTCCATtacttcaaaatttccaacaGCTTGTGGAATTACACGACGCCAGTGTTATATGTCAAAGCTTATCGCAGACCACCGCTGCCAATCTGGATGTCAAATCGGGCGAATTGAAGCTTTTATTGGGAACTTGGCGTGATCGACTACCAAATGTTTGGGATGACATCACAGCTTGGCAGGATCTTGTCACATGGAGACAGCATATTTTTGCTCTAATCAACTCAACCTACTTGAACCTTCTTCCTCAGCAAGCTCCGAATGCCAATGGTGCGTCATTTGCCTACAGAGGTTACCATGAAACTGCCTGGATCATCAATAGATTTGCACATGTAGCCCGCAAGCATAATCTACCAGAGGTTTGCATAAATCAACTGAGTCGGATTTACACATTACCAAACATAGAGATTCAGGAGGCTTTCCTCAAGCTCCGAGAGCAAGCAAAGTGTCACTACCAGAACCCTAACGAGCTGAACAATGGCTTGGATGTCATCAATAACACCAATCTCAATTATTTTGGTCCTACCCAAAAGGCCGAATTTTACACTTTGAAAGGCATGTTCCAGGAAAAGCTCGGTTTACGCGATGAAGCATCCGAGGCTTATGGAATGGCATTGTTTTTTGAGATCAAGCTTCCAAAGGCTTGGGCTGAATGGGGTTATTTCAATGATCGCTTGTTCAAAGCGAATTTAACTGACTACACGTTTGCCAGGAATGCGCTAAGCTGTTACTTGGAAGCAGCCGGGCTGTTTAAGAATGCGAAGTCTAGAAAACTTCTGACAAGAATTCTCTGGTTATTGAGTCTCGATGATGCTGAAGGTACACTTTCGAAACAATTTGACGAGTACAAGGGGGAAACACCGGTCTGGTATTGGATTACCTTCATCCCTCAACTTCTTACAGGTTTGGGACATAAAGAAGCTGCCAAGGCACATCTCATTTTGTCCAAAATTGCAAAGCAGTACCCTCAGGCGTTGTTCTTCCAACTCAGAACAAATCGTGAAGACATGCTTGCAATCAAGAAGACACAGGAAATGAAGGAGGCTAAGAACAAGAGAGCCCAGACTCAAGCCCAAAACCAGGCATCGAACGGCACCTCTAGCATCAAAACGGAAAGTGCCAATGGCGCAAGATCTGAAAGTGCCTCCGCATCACGGCCTGGGACTGCAAGTGCTGAGGCTGCTCCTATCAAAACAGAGCCTGGAGAAACAAATGGAAATGCTGCCAGTACAAATGGTGTTCCGGTCAACGGGGCTCCTGCTAATGGCGCGGCAAATGCTTCACAAGATGTCACAGCATCCCAGCCACCTCAAAAGAGACCTCCTTGGGAGTACACCGAGGAACTGTTGGGAACTTTGAAAACAGCGTTTCCATTATTGGCACTTTCCATGGAAGCGATGGTTGATTCTATTCAAAAGAACTTCAAATGTCCACCTGACGAGGATGCATACAGATTGATAGTAGCCTTGCTCAATGATGGGCTCTCTTATGTTAGCCGTACTCCATCGTCGTATGCCAAGGACACCAGACTGCCGCCAGCGACAGAAGCAAACATCACTCGCTTTGCAGAAACTATTCTCCCCCCTCACATTAGAACGTCGTTTGAACAGGATTTCGTTAAGCATAAACCTACAATGTTCGAGTATATTCACAAGCTTAGGATATGGAGAGAtaaatttgaagagaaaCTGGATCGTCGCACCCTGACAATGCCGCTTGAAGGGTACAACTCTTATCTTATCGATTTCCGTTTCCAGAAACTTGATGAGATAGAAGTCCCAGGGCAGTATCTTCTCCACAAAGACAAGAACCAAGACTTCGTTCGCATTGAACGATTCATGCCTGATGTGGATCTTGTGCGTGCAATTGGGGTCTGCCATCGTCGTATTAGGATTCGTGGCCATGATGGAAGTCTGCACCCCTTTGCTATACAGCACCCTGCGGCACGACACTGTAGACGAGAAGAACGCATTTTGCAGTTGTTCAGACATTTCAATGGTAGCTTAAGCAAACGAAAGGAAAGCAGAAGACGCAATCTGAACTTCCATCTACCATTGATGATACCTCTTGCACCCCATATCAGAATGGTGCAAGACGACCCAACCTACATTTCGTTACAGGGAGTGTATGATGATCACTGCAGGAGAAATGGAGTTACTAAAGACGCGCCAATTGTGTTCAACAtggaaaagcaaaagctCTTATTCGATCAGAAA CAAAAGACAAGCATCGAACAATCCGCCACTGCTAAGCTTGAGACTTTTGCTGCTATTCAAGAACGATATGTTGGCCCAACACTTGTTCTTGGATATTTTACGAAAACCTATCCATCGTTCTCCGAATTCTGGCTGTTCCGAAGACAGTTCTCTTATCAATATGCAGCTCTTACATTTATGACGTATATCCTACATATGCATAATCGTTATCCTcacaaaatcacaatttCACGTGCCACAGGAAATATTTGGGGATCTGAATTGATGTCGTGTATGGCAGCAGGCAAAGCACTTTTCCACAATCCCGAGCCTGTACCATTCCGCCTCACTCCCAACATTCAGACCCTTATGGGACCATTGGCTACTGAGGGTATTTACAGTTGTGCTATTATGGCTATTGCGCGATGCCTCACTGAACCTGAGTTTGAACTCGAACAGCAACTCTGTCTTTTTGTACGCGACGAAATGATATTCTGGTTCACGAGCAGCCATAGAACTACCACCAAAGACACTGATTTGAGGGACGCTGTTCAGATAAATAGCGACATGATCGTTAAGAGGGCATTGAGTATAGCAAAGTCGCCAGAAGGGGCGTTACCTGCTAACCAGACGgtcattgatttgattgccAAAGCAGTAAATCCTATGAACCTTGCGCAATGTGACGCTTTGTGGATGCCATATCTATGA